In Amycolatopsis coloradensis, one genomic interval encodes:
- a CDS encoding MCE family protein has product MGRHFTLSDLGAQARRRAWVRRLALAVVAGLLVTAAWPLLTRQADRVLTGFFTATVGVYPNTEVRVLGVPIGSVTKVEPRGTNVEVTMTVRPEVKLPADVGAVVITPSLVADRYVQLTPVYVGGPELADDGRIAPERTVTPVEVDELLGSLNQLMTALGPKGANRDGAVSDVLTKAAEYLDGNGGKLGEAIKNLGEFARTASDSKDDLFNSVDNISKFTAMLASNDGKVKQAIQQISSLSKILADQRDQFSGAMTELTEALSVVQGFIKDNRGKVKSDVDKLAEITKLLSRQKASLSEALDAAPNALANVLGAYNQGAGTLDGRGNLTEFSGAK; this is encoded by the coding sequence ATGGGGCGCCACTTCACGTTGTCGGATCTCGGGGCGCAGGCCCGGCGGCGGGCCTGGGTACGGAGGCTCGCGCTCGCCGTCGTCGCCGGGCTCCTCGTGACGGCGGCCTGGCCGCTGCTGACCAGGCAGGCCGACCGTGTCCTGACCGGGTTCTTCACCGCGACCGTCGGGGTGTACCCGAACACCGAGGTGCGGGTGCTCGGTGTCCCGATCGGTTCGGTGACCAAGGTCGAACCGCGCGGCACGAACGTCGAGGTGACCATGACAGTCCGGCCCGAGGTCAAGCTGCCCGCCGACGTCGGCGCCGTCGTGATCACGCCGAGCCTGGTCGCCGACCGGTACGTGCAGCTCACCCCGGTGTACGTCGGCGGGCCGGAACTGGCCGACGACGGACGGATCGCGCCCGAGCGGACCGTCACCCCGGTCGAGGTCGACGAACTCCTGGGCAGCCTCAACCAGCTGATGACCGCGCTGGGGCCGAAGGGCGCCAACCGGGACGGCGCGGTCAGCGACGTCCTGACCAAGGCCGCGGAGTACCTCGACGGTAACGGCGGCAAGCTCGGCGAAGCGATCAAGAACCTCGGCGAGTTCGCCAGGACCGCGAGCGATTCCAAGGACGACCTGTTCAACTCGGTCGACAACATCAGCAAGTTCACCGCGATGCTCGCTTCGAACGACGGCAAGGTGAAACAGGCGATCCAGCAGATCTCCTCGCTGAGCAAGATCCTTGCCGATCAGCGGGACCAGTTCTCCGGCGCGATGACCGAACTGACCGAAGCGCTCAGCGTGGTGCAGGGCTTCATCAAGGACAACCGGGGCAAGGTCAAGTCCGATGTGGACAAGCTCGCCGAGATCACCAAGCTGCTCAGCCGGCAGAAGGCGTCGCTGAGCGAAGCACTCGATGCCGCGCCGAACGCGCTGGCGAACGTGCTCGGCGCGTACAACCAGGGCGCGGGAACGCTGGACGGCCGAGGGAACCTCACCGAATTCTCGGGGGCGAAATGA
- a CDS encoding MlaE family ABC transporter permease codes for MANPVALLARAPEKAAAGLREFGRMCAMGIDVVLAMFRRPVQVREFIQQFWFIASVSITPAILVSIPFGAVISLQLGSLTSQIGAQQFNGAASVLAVVQQASPIVTTLIIAGAGGSAICADLGARSIREEIDAMEVLGVSPIHRLIVPRVQAAIGVSVLLNGLVSVVGVLGGYFFNVIVQGGTPGAYLASFNALAQLPDLVVSSIKAFIFGFLAGVVAAYRGLNPKGGPKGVGDVVNQSVVITFLLLFFVNTILTALYLQLVPAKGT; via the coding sequence ATGGCCAATCCAGTCGCCCTGCTCGCCCGCGCGCCGGAGAAGGCCGCCGCGGGCCTGCGCGAGTTCGGCCGCATGTGCGCCATGGGGATCGACGTCGTCCTCGCGATGTTCCGCCGCCCGGTGCAGGTCCGCGAGTTCATCCAGCAGTTCTGGTTCATCGCGAGCGTGTCGATCACCCCCGCGATCCTCGTGTCGATCCCGTTCGGCGCGGTCATCTCGCTGCAACTGGGTTCGCTCACGAGCCAGATCGGCGCACAGCAGTTCAACGGCGCCGCGAGCGTCCTCGCGGTGGTGCAGCAGGCCAGCCCGATCGTGACCACGCTGATCATCGCGGGAGCGGGCGGTTCGGCGATCTGCGCGGATCTGGGCGCCCGCTCCATCCGCGAGGAGATCGACGCGATGGAGGTGCTCGGCGTCTCGCCGATCCACCGGCTGATCGTGCCCCGTGTGCAGGCGGCCATCGGCGTTTCGGTGCTGCTGAACGGTTTGGTCAGCGTCGTCGGCGTGCTCGGCGGCTACTTCTTCAACGTCATCGTGCAGGGCGGGACGCCGGGCGCGTACCTCGCGAGTTTCAACGCGCTCGCCCAGCTGCCCGACCTCGTGGTCAGCTCGATCAAGGCGTTCATCTTCGGTTTCCTCGCCGGCGTCGTCGCCGCCTACCGGGGCCTGAACCCCAAGGGCGGCCCCAAAGGCGTGGGCGACGTCGTCAACCAGTCGGTGGTGATCACGTTCCTGCTCCTGTTCTTCGTCAACACGATCCTGACCGCGCTGTACCTGCAGCTCGTCCCGGCGAAGGGAACCTGA
- a CDS encoding MCE family protein: MSARARTQAAGVVFLVILVLLGWLAVAIFNKDFDRAELVTLKTDRVGNQLAPPAEVKVRGVPFGEVRAVRGTAEGAEIDLAIDPAKIDQLPRNVSARLLPKTVFGERYVNLVLPERPAGGSLRDGDVIGQDRSSNAIELERVLGDLLPLLRAVQPQKLNSSLGAISLALDNRGKSLGDSIVQLNDLLSQVNPLMPQFKADITGLADVADLYTGAAPDILKALSDLSTTAKTIVDTRADLDKLYASVTTASGDLNKFLVQNKDNIIGVSVKSRPTLELLSRYSPEFPCLFDAVNRLKPVMEKALGKGTGEPGLHVTLSVHDPRDKYVPGRDDPRFDQKGGPRCYGGGGTSAAVAFAADGDLGPANSKGERGLVAELLAPSLGMKPAEVPDWSSVLVGPALRGTEVTVR; encoded by the coding sequence ATGAGCGCGCGCGCCCGGACGCAGGCGGCGGGGGTGGTCTTCCTCGTCATCCTGGTGCTGCTCGGCTGGCTCGCCGTCGCCATCTTCAACAAGGACTTCGACCGCGCGGAACTGGTCACGCTCAAGACCGACAGGGTCGGCAACCAGCTGGCCCCGCCCGCCGAGGTCAAGGTCCGCGGCGTCCCGTTCGGCGAGGTCAGGGCGGTGCGGGGCACCGCGGAAGGCGCGGAGATCGATCTCGCCATCGACCCGGCGAAGATCGATCAGCTGCCGCGCAACGTCTCGGCGCGGTTGCTGCCGAAGACGGTGTTCGGCGAGCGTTACGTCAACCTCGTGCTCCCGGAGCGGCCCGCGGGAGGTTCGCTGCGCGACGGCGACGTCATCGGCCAGGACCGGTCTTCCAACGCGATCGAGCTGGAACGCGTCCTCGGCGATCTGCTGCCGCTGCTGCGTGCGGTGCAGCCGCAGAAACTGAACAGTTCGCTGGGCGCGATCTCGCTCGCGCTCGACAACCGCGGGAAGTCCTTGGGGGACAGCATCGTGCAGCTCAACGACCTGCTCAGCCAGGTGAACCCGCTGATGCCGCAGTTCAAGGCGGACATCACCGGTCTCGCCGACGTGGCGGATCTGTACACCGGCGCCGCGCCGGACATCCTCAAGGCGCTCTCGGATCTCTCCACCACCGCGAAGACCATTGTGGACACTCGGGCGGACCTCGACAAGCTGTACGCCAGCGTCACCACCGCGAGCGGGGACCTGAACAAGTTCCTGGTGCAGAACAAGGACAACATCATCGGCGTCAGCGTGAAGAGCAGGCCGACACTCGAGCTGCTTTCCCGCTATTCGCCCGAGTTCCCTTGCCTGTTCGACGCGGTGAACCGGCTCAAGCCGGTGATGGAGAAGGCTTTGGGCAAGGGAACCGGGGAGCCGGGACTGCACGTGACGTTGTCCGTCCACGACCCGCGCGACAAATACGTGCCGGGCCGGGACGATCCGCGGTTCGACCAGAAGGGCGGGCCGCGCTGCTACGGCGGCGGCGGGACTTCGGCGGCGGTGGCGTTCGCCGCCGATGGGGACCTCGGCCCGGCCAATTCGAAGGGGGAGCGGGGGCTGGTCGCCGAGCTGCTGGCGCCGTCGCTCGGGATGAAGCCGGCCGAGGTCCCGGACTGGAGCAGCGTGCTCGTGGGCCCGGCCTTGCGTGGTACGGAGGTGACCGTCCGATGA
- a CDS encoding MCE family protein: MKTRTLSAVLVLVLAATGCSGGVDVYDIPLPGGAALGERPIRVTASFTNVLDLVPQSGVKVNDVPVGQVRTVELAPDGRSAVVGLLVNGDVNLPANSVARLRQASILGEKFVELAPPSEGTPSGRLVDGAVIPLASSSLTPEIEEVFGALSLLLNGGGVAQVQNITRELNDALGGKESAARSLLSNLDTFVRGLDEHKAEITRAIESVNKLAATLNANTEEIKATLNGLTPGIEVLNQQRQALVGMLKSLDGLTSVAVDTVNRGKDDLVADLKALEPLLRKLADSGDKLPKAMEMIFTFPFPDAALEAIRGDYLNTFLTFKNSGGR, from the coding sequence ATGAAAACCAGGACACTATCCGCCGTCCTGGTCCTCGTGCTGGCCGCCACCGGCTGCAGCGGCGGTGTCGACGTCTACGACATCCCGCTGCCGGGCGGGGCCGCGCTGGGCGAGCGCCCGATCCGCGTCACGGCGAGCTTCACGAACGTGCTGGACCTCGTGCCCCAGTCCGGGGTGAAGGTCAACGATGTCCCGGTCGGTCAGGTGCGGACCGTCGAGCTGGCGCCGGACGGCCGAAGCGCGGTGGTCGGCCTGCTCGTCAACGGGGACGTGAACCTGCCTGCCAACTCCGTCGCACGCCTGCGGCAGGCGAGCATCCTCGGCGAGAAGTTCGTCGAGCTCGCGCCGCCTTCCGAGGGGACCCCGAGCGGGCGGCTGGTCGACGGCGCGGTGATCCCGCTGGCCAGTTCTTCGCTGACCCCGGAGATCGAGGAGGTGTTCGGTGCGCTTTCCCTGCTGCTCAACGGTGGTGGCGTCGCGCAGGTGCAGAACATCACCCGTGAACTCAACGACGCGCTCGGCGGCAAGGAAAGCGCGGCACGCAGCCTGCTGTCCAATTTGGACACGTTCGTGCGCGGCCTCGACGAACACAAGGCCGAGATCACTCGCGCCATCGAGAGCGTCAACAAGCTCGCGGCGACGCTGAACGCGAACACCGAGGAGATCAAGGCGACGCTGAACGGGCTCACCCCCGGCATCGAGGTGCTGAACCAGCAGCGTCAGGCGCTGGTCGGGATGCTCAAATCGCTGGACGGGCTGACCTCGGTCGCGGTCGACACGGTGAACCGCGGCAAGGACGACCTCGTCGCCGACCTCAAGGCGCTCGAACCGTTGCTGCGGAAGCTGGCCGACTCCGGGGACAAACTGCCGAAGGCGATGGAGATGATCTTCACCTTCCCATTCCCCGACGCCGCGCTCGAAGCCATCCGCGGTGACTACCTGAACACGTTCCTGACCTTCAAGAACAGTGGTGGCCGCTGA
- a CDS encoding helix-turn-helix domain-containing protein yields MRSTGANGLWASLPRDLGERFRPRADPLARAILQEVQRAVPEYAQPLEGAFGQIITQGIRQAILHCLDTVGQGTAPLDKWSAVFRNLGKVEFNEGRSLDCLQTAYRVGGRVAWRHVSEFGQAIGADADLLCTAAEAIFAYVDEISALSIEGYTAAQERAAGTRARRRRRLLELMLSDPPSSPQSIASHAANAQWALPTEITVVALERRLGPLDPDSADLDADVLVDFEGPKPCLVTGDPEKHLKDLAERLPGWRAVIGPAVRLTEAPRSLLWARRTLRLIQRGVLPDNPVTRYSDHLSTLWLLADEFLVRELCTRSLAPFDDLTPKQRARLGETLLIWLQSRGSAPEIAKKLKVHPQTVRYRMHQLIDLFGDRLNNADDRLDMEIALRAEALLAED; encoded by the coding sequence GTGCGCAGCACCGGTGCGAATGGCCTGTGGGCGTCACTGCCCAGAGACCTCGGCGAGCGGTTCCGGCCGCGGGCCGACCCCTTGGCACGAGCCATCCTGCAGGAGGTGCAACGAGCCGTCCCCGAGTACGCGCAGCCGTTGGAAGGCGCGTTCGGACAGATCATCACGCAGGGTATCCGGCAGGCGATCCTGCACTGCCTCGACACCGTCGGTCAGGGGACGGCGCCGCTCGACAAATGGTCGGCGGTGTTCCGCAACCTCGGGAAGGTCGAATTCAACGAGGGCCGCAGCCTCGACTGTCTCCAGACGGCCTACCGTGTCGGCGGCCGCGTCGCGTGGCGGCACGTTTCGGAATTCGGGCAGGCGATCGGAGCGGACGCCGATCTCCTGTGCACCGCGGCCGAAGCGATTTTCGCTTACGTGGACGAGATTTCCGCACTGTCCATCGAGGGCTACACGGCCGCGCAGGAGCGGGCCGCGGGCACCAGGGCCAGACGCAGGCGCAGGCTGCTCGAACTGATGCTCTCCGATCCCCCGTCCTCACCGCAGTCGATCGCGTCCCACGCCGCCAACGCGCAGTGGGCGCTGCCGACCGAGATCACTGTCGTCGCGCTGGAGCGACGGCTCGGCCCGCTTGACCCCGACAGCGCCGACCTGGACGCCGACGTCCTCGTCGACTTCGAAGGCCCCAAACCCTGCCTGGTCACCGGCGACCCGGAGAAGCATCTGAAGGATCTCGCCGAACGGCTCCCCGGCTGGCGTGCGGTGATCGGCCCGGCCGTGCGGCTCACCGAAGCGCCGCGCTCCTTGCTGTGGGCCCGCCGCACGCTGCGGCTGATCCAGCGAGGAGTCCTTCCGGACAATCCGGTCACGCGGTACAGCGATCACCTGTCCACCCTGTGGCTGCTCGCGGACGAGTTCCTGGTCCGTGAACTGTGCACGCGCAGCCTCGCCCCGTTCGACGACCTCACCCCCAAACAGCGGGCGCGGCTCGGCGAGACGTTGCTGATCTGGCTGCAATCCCGGGGCAGTGCTCCGGAGATCGCGAAGAAACTCAAGGTACATCCGCAGACCGTCCGGTACCGCATGCACCAGCTCATCGATCTCTTCGGCGACCGGTTGAACAACGCCGACGACCGGCTCGACATGGAGATCGCCCTGCGCGCGGAGGCCTTGCTCGCCGAGGACTGA
- a CDS encoding MlaD family protein, whose amino-acid sequence MLTKFVRVQLVVFVTIAVLGVAYVGATYAGLDKLVLDRGYTVKVRLATGGGIFTNAEVTYRGVPIGRVGELRLTASGMEVDLEIEPGGPEVPADTEAVVANRSAVGEQYVDLRPRRGDGAMLRDGSVIAEADTKIPLPVDIVLSSVDSFANSVPKPALRTVVDELYNATSDAGPALDQLVGRGIEFVQEASAHVGPLTRLVTDAQTVLDTQVSQADAIRSFGANAKLLAATLKSTDGDLRRLIPAVPAAANEVSTLLRETGPSLGILLANLLTTADVLETRQDGLEQLLVTAPKAVAAGHAIMGPDGARVGLSLTFFDPPPCVTGYGTAYRDGLDTSPRPLNTAARCALPKGNPTNVRGSQNVPGR is encoded by the coding sequence ATGCTGACCAAGTTCGTCCGCGTCCAGCTGGTGGTCTTCGTGACCATCGCGGTCCTCGGCGTCGCGTACGTGGGCGCGACGTACGCGGGCCTGGACAAACTGGTGCTCGATCGCGGGTACACCGTCAAAGTGCGGCTCGCCACCGGTGGTGGCATCTTCACCAACGCCGAAGTCACCTACCGGGGCGTGCCGATCGGCCGGGTCGGTGAACTGCGGCTGACGGCCTCCGGGATGGAGGTCGATCTCGAAATCGAGCCAGGCGGCCCGGAAGTGCCCGCGGACACCGAAGCCGTCGTCGCCAACCGATCCGCCGTCGGCGAGCAGTACGTCGATCTGCGGCCGCGCCGCGGCGACGGCGCCATGCTGCGCGACGGTTCGGTGATCGCCGAGGCGGACACGAAGATCCCACTGCCGGTGGACATCGTCCTGTCCAGTGTGGACTCTTTCGCCAATTCGGTGCCGAAGCCCGCCCTGCGGACCGTGGTCGACGAGCTGTACAACGCGACGTCCGACGCCGGGCCGGCGCTGGACCAGCTCGTCGGGCGGGGGATCGAGTTCGTGCAGGAGGCGAGCGCGCATGTCGGCCCGCTGACCCGGCTCGTGACCGACGCGCAGACCGTGCTCGACACCCAGGTCTCGCAGGCGGACGCGATCCGCTCGTTCGGTGCCAACGCGAAACTGCTCGCCGCGACCTTGAAGAGCACCGACGGCGATCTGCGGCGGCTGATCCCGGCCGTCCCCGCGGCCGCGAACGAGGTCAGCACGCTTCTGCGGGAGACCGGCCCCAGCCTCGGCATCCTGCTGGCCAACCTGCTGACCACCGCGGACGTGCTGGAAACGCGCCAGGACGGCCTCGAACAACTGCTGGTCACCGCGCCGAAAGCGGTCGCCGCGGGGCACGCGATCATGGGACCCGACGGCGCGCGCGTCGGTCTCTCGCTGACGTTCTTCGATCCGCCGCCGTGCGTCACCGGTTACGGGACCGCCTACCGCGACGGACTCGACACTTCGCCGCGTCCGTTGAACACCGCGGCGCGCTGTGCCCTGCCCAAGGGCAACCCCACGAACGTGCGCGGCTCGCAGAACGTGCCGGGAAGGTGA
- a CDS encoding PucR family transcriptional regulator: MTRPQDARSGVEATYGPLLTPARPGGPSGRPVQLWALLPRELATVFRPVLADVAGEVVREIQRTIPDYARPLDGAFGKALKTGVQMAFLQFVERIGNPEAPSEDRRSVFLSLGVQEFHQGRNVDVLQAAYRVGARVTWRRVAEAGRRAGVPSATLCLLAEAIFAYIDELSALSVEGHAEAREKAAGALERRRHRLMELLLAEPPSPPDVVKHAADLARWQLPDLLVAVALDRPSDEAPAAAPTALADFESASPCLLLPAPEPDERDRFAEELTGWRAAIGPAVPPVFAARSLRAAREALRLVDSGALADEPVTWCVDHLSRLWLLKEPFLAAELVRERLGPLAGLTGKQHSRLAGTLLAWLETCGNVREVAERLAVHPQTVRSRAQELEALFADGLRDPERRFEMILALRAAPS; this comes from the coding sequence GTGACCCGACCGCAGGACGCCCGCAGCGGGGTCGAGGCGACGTACGGTCCGCTGCTCACACCTGCCCGGCCGGGTGGGCCGAGCGGGCGCCCGGTCCAGCTCTGGGCGTTGCTGCCGAGAGAGCTGGCGACGGTGTTCAGACCGGTGCTGGCCGACGTGGCCGGGGAAGTGGTCCGCGAGATCCAGCGGACCATCCCCGACTACGCGCGGCCGCTGGACGGCGCGTTCGGGAAGGCGCTCAAGACGGGCGTCCAGATGGCGTTCCTGCAGTTCGTGGAACGGATCGGGAACCCGGAAGCGCCGTCTGAGGACCGACGGAGTGTGTTCCTGAGCCTGGGTGTCCAGGAGTTCCATCAGGGCCGCAACGTCGACGTCCTCCAGGCGGCGTACCGCGTCGGCGCCAGGGTGACCTGGCGCCGCGTGGCCGAAGCGGGCCGACGCGCGGGAGTTCCTTCGGCGACGCTGTGCCTGCTCGCGGAAGCCATCTTCGCCTATATCGACGAACTGTCGGCGCTCTCGGTCGAGGGCCATGCGGAGGCACGGGAGAAGGCCGCCGGCGCACTGGAGCGCCGGCGGCACCGTTTGATGGAACTCCTGCTCGCCGAGCCACCGTCACCGCCGGACGTCGTCAAACACGCCGCCGACCTGGCCCGCTGGCAACTACCGGACCTGCTCGTCGCCGTCGCTCTCGACCGGCCGTCGGACGAAGCACCGGCGGCCGCGCCGACCGCGCTGGCCGACTTCGAGAGCGCCTCGCCCTGTCTGCTGCTCCCCGCCCCCGAACCGGACGAACGGGACCGGTTCGCCGAAGAACTGACCGGCTGGCGGGCCGCGATCGGCCCCGCCGTCCCACCCGTTTTCGCGGCACGTTCGCTGCGGGCCGCACGCGAAGCCCTGCGGCTCGTCGACTCCGGCGCGCTCGCCGACGAGCCCGTGACGTGGTGCGTCGACCATCTTTCCCGCCTGTGGCTGCTCAAGGAGCCGTTTCTGGCCGCCGAGCTGGTCCGGGAACGCCTCGGGCCGCTGGCCGGGTTGACCGGGAAGCAGCATTCGCGGCTGGCGGGAACGCTGCTGGCGTGGCTGGAGACCTGCGGCAACGTCCGCGAGGTGGCGGAACGGCTCGCCGTGCATCCGCAGACGGTGCGGTCCCGTGCCCAGGAGCTGGAGGCGCTGTTCGCGGACGGGCTGCGGGACCCTGAGCGACGGTTCGAGATGATCCTGGCCCTGCGGGCGGCCCCTTCTTGA
- a CDS encoding MlaE family ABC transporter permease, with protein MTSVPERAREAFKRPGNSLFELGDQLLFYIRALAAIPMAVTRYFREVVRLLAEVTFGSGALAVIGGTVGVMVGLCVFTGITVGLQGFSALNQINISAMTGFLTAYFNTREIAPLSAGLALSATVGAGFTAQLGAMRISEEIDALEVMAVRSMPYLVTTRIVAGFIAIIPLYVIGLLISYLGSRVTTVVFFGQSGGTYDHYFSLFLPPEDVLWSFAKVLVFSVGVILTHCFYGYRAAGGPAGVGVAVGRAVRTSIVLISVLDLFLSLAIWGATTTVKVSG; from the coding sequence GTGACCAGCGTCCCCGAACGGGCCCGCGAGGCGTTCAAACGCCCCGGCAACAGTCTTTTCGAGCTGGGCGACCAGTTGCTGTTCTACATCCGCGCGCTCGCGGCGATCCCGATGGCGGTCACCCGCTACTTCCGGGAAGTGGTACGCCTGCTCGCCGAAGTGACCTTCGGCAGCGGGGCCCTCGCGGTGATCGGCGGGACCGTCGGAGTGATGGTCGGTCTGTGCGTGTTCACCGGGATCACGGTGGGGCTGCAGGGTTTCAGCGCGCTGAACCAGATCAACATCTCCGCGATGACCGGCTTCCTCACCGCGTACTTCAACACCCGCGAGATCGCTCCGCTGTCGGCGGGGCTCGCGTTGTCCGCGACGGTCGGCGCCGGGTTCACCGCACAACTGGGCGCCATGCGGATCTCCGAAGAGATCGACGCGCTCGAAGTGATGGCCGTGCGCAGCATGCCCTACCTCGTCACCACCCGGATCGTGGCCGGATTCATCGCGATCATCCCGCTCTACGTGATCGGCCTGCTGATCTCCTACCTCGGCTCGCGGGTGACCACGGTCGTCTTCTTCGGACAGTCCGGCGGAACCTACGACCACTACTTTTCCCTGTTCCTGCCGCCTGAAGACGTGCTGTGGTCGTTCGCCAAGGTCCTCGTCTTCAGCGTCGGCGTCATCCTCACGCACTGTTTCTACGGCTATCGCGCCGCGGGCGGCCCGGCGGGCGTCGGGGTCGCGGTCGGCCGCGCCGTGCGGACGTCGATCGTGCTGATCAGCGTGCTGGATCTGTTCCTCAGCCTGGCGATCTGGGGCGCCACCACGACCGTGAAGGTGTCCGGATGA
- a CDS encoding MlaD family protein, which produces MRGIAGPAIKGLVFFVITVVATGILAITIANSGVGTTVGYTARFTDATSVNPGDEVRMSGVRIGQVDSVGVVERRLADVRFSVENKRRLTAGATVTIRYRNLVGQRYLSIDPGPDGPAVLDDGALIPPERTHPALDLTALFNGFKPLFQALSPSDVNQLSFEIVQVLQGEGSTIDSLLEHTASLTNTLAGKDEVIGQVVGNLNTVLDTLNSQGDQFDKLVDVTAQLVSGLAGDAKPIGQAIGGLGELTTATADLLQDGRAPLKDSINTLGDLSKNLADNTPVFEQFLANLPKKLDRMGSMVSYGSWFNFYLCSVKSDAPPAPGGPPVGIPLTQGRCR; this is translated from the coding sequence ATGAGGGGTATCGCGGGGCCGGCGATCAAAGGCCTGGTCTTCTTCGTGATCACCGTGGTGGCCACCGGGATCCTGGCCATCACCATCGCCAACTCCGGGGTCGGCACGACGGTCGGCTACACCGCCAGGTTCACCGACGCCACGTCGGTCAACCCCGGTGACGAGGTCCGGATGTCCGGTGTCCGCATCGGCCAGGTGGATTCGGTCGGGGTGGTCGAGCGTCGGCTGGCGGACGTGCGGTTCTCGGTCGAGAACAAGCGCCGCCTCACCGCCGGGGCCACGGTCACCATCAGGTACCGCAACCTCGTCGGCCAGCGATATCTCTCGATCGATCCCGGCCCGGACGGGCCGGCGGTGCTCGACGACGGCGCGTTGATCCCGCCGGAGCGGACGCATCCCGCGCTGGATCTGACCGCGTTGTTCAACGGATTCAAGCCGCTGTTCCAGGCACTTTCGCCGAGTGACGTCAACCAGCTGTCGTTCGAGATCGTCCAGGTGCTGCAGGGCGAGGGGAGCACCATCGACAGCCTGCTCGAACACACCGCCTCCCTCACGAACACCCTGGCGGGCAAGGACGAGGTGATCGGACAAGTGGTCGGGAACCTCAACACGGTGCTCGACACGCTCAACTCCCAGGGCGACCAGTTCGACAAACTCGTCGACGTCACCGCGCAGCTGGTCTCCGGGCTCGCCGGCGACGCGAAACCCATCGGGCAGGCGATCGGCGGGCTCGGGGAGCTCACCACCGCCACCGCGGATCTGCTCCAGGACGGCCGCGCGCCGTTGAAGGACAGCATCAACACCCTCGGCGACCTCTCGAAGAACCTGGCCGACAACACCCCGGTGTTCGAGCAGTTCCTGGCGAACCTCCCGAAGAAGCTGGACCGCATGGGCTCGATGGTCTCGTACGGCTCGTGGTTCAACTTCTACCTGTGCTCGGTGAAATCGGACGCGCCGCCCGCCCCGGGCGGCCCGCCGGTCGGGATCCCGCTGACCCAGGGACGGTGCCGGTGA
- a CDS encoding MCE family protein encodes MKAPRIKPFRSRNPIVVGAVTALLMAVAGSATFFSDDLPLVGGGTTYAAEFTEAAGLKRNDEVRVAGVKVGEVSDVLLDGGRVKVLFRVKDTWIGNRTTAAIKIKTLLGQKNLVLDPVGNADLDPDEPIPVQRTSSPYDVTTVFNDLANTVGAIDTDQLAKAFGTLSETLGASTPQEVRTAFDGITALSKTLASRDQELVKLFENTNKVSKTLGDRSQQIEALIRDGNTLLTELNARKDAIAKLFSGVKNLSIQLKGLVADNQKTLGPALDQLDRVATVLLRNQDKLNESLRLAGPFYRLLGNAVGNGRWIDTYICGLVPTGGTPGSCMPSRKGGR; translated from the coding sequence GTGAAAGCGCCGAGGATCAAACCGTTCCGCAGCCGCAACCCGATCGTCGTCGGCGCCGTCACGGCACTGCTGATGGCGGTGGCGGGCTCGGCCACCTTCTTCTCCGACGATCTCCCGCTGGTCGGCGGCGGAACCACGTACGCGGCCGAATTCACCGAAGCCGCGGGTCTCAAACGCAACGACGAGGTCCGCGTGGCCGGGGTCAAGGTCGGCGAGGTCTCCGACGTGCTGCTGGACGGTGGCCGGGTCAAGGTCCTGTTCCGGGTCAAGGACACCTGGATCGGCAACCGCACCACCGCCGCGATCAAGATCAAGACCCTGCTGGGGCAGAAGAACCTGGTCCTCGACCCGGTCGGCAACGCGGATCTCGATCCGGACGAGCCGATCCCGGTGCAGCGCACGAGTTCCCCGTACGACGTCACCACGGTGTTCAACGACCTAGCGAACACGGTGGGAGCGATCGACACCGACCAGCTGGCGAAGGCGTTCGGGACCTTGTCGGAAACGCTCGGCGCCTCCACCCCGCAGGAGGTCCGGACCGCGTTCGACGGCATCACCGCGCTGTCCAAGACGCTCGCCTCCCGCGACCAGGAGCTGGTGAAGCTGTTCGAGAACACGAACAAGGTGTCGAAGACGCTCGGGGACCGCTCGCAGCAGATCGAGGCGCTGATCCGCGACGGGAACACCCTCCTCACGGAGCTGAACGCGCGCAAGGACGCCATCGCGAAGCTGTTCAGCGGGGTGAAGAACCTGTCGATCCAGCTCAAGGGACTGGTGGCGGACAACCAGAAGACGCTCGGCCCGGCGCTCGACCAGCTCGATCGGGTCGCCACCGTGCTGCTGCGGAACCAGGACAAGCTCAACGAGAGCCTGCGGCTGGCCGGGCCCTTCTACCGCCTGCTCGGCAACGCGGTCGGCAACGGCCGCTGGATCGACACCTACATCTGCGGGCTCGTCCCGACCGGCGGCACGCCGGGCAGCTGCATGCCTTCGAGGAAGGGGGGACGCTGA